Genomic window (Saccharothrix australiensis):
CGGCCAGCCGCCGCTCGATGCGGTCCAGGCGCGCGGCGACGTCGTCGGCCGCGGTCTCCCGGTCCACGAGCTGGAGGCGCAGGTCGGTCACCTCGGTGCGGATGCCGCCGATCGCCGCGTAGAGGCGCTGGTTCAGGCCGGCCATGATGTTCTGGTCGGCGCTGCGCAGCTTCTCCACCTCGACGGCGAGGTCCTCGCTCGCGGCGGCCCGCCCGCCGCCCTGGCTGAGCGCGTCGACCGCGTCGCGCACCGCGAGGTTGAAGTCGACCTGCCCCTTGAGCTGGCGCTTCCACAGCAGGCGCAACAGGAACCTGCCGAACAGGTCCCGCGAGCGCAGCGGCAGGTTGAGGTTGCGGTGCTTCTCCAGGCGGACGATGGCGTCCGCCAGGCGTGCTTGCGACATGGACCGTCCAACGGATTGCGGGGGCGAGGTCGCCGGAAATGCGGCCGGCCGCAGTCTAAGGCAGTCGCCGCGCCGACCGACGCCGATCGCCGCAACCCGGCGTCGGCGGATGGGCCGACCGGCGGGCATCCCGCGTCAGCGGACCGGCTTGGCCTTCAGCTCCTTCACCACCGTGTCGACGATCTGCGGGTTCAGCAGGCTCAGCGAACCGGACACCAGGCTGCGCTCGGCGACCTCGACCACCACGGTCGAGTTGTCCGCCAACAGCTTCCCGGCGGCCTCGCCGCGGTCGGCCGCCAGGTTCCCGTGGTGCATGATCGTCAGGTCGCCGAACACGCTGCCGAGGTACTTGGTGGTGCGGATGGTGAACGAGTCGCTGAGCATCCCCACCCGCTGGTGGTACGTGCCCGCGCCGGTGGCCGTGGTGAGCCGGACCGGGGTGCTGAACTCGCGCGGCGCGTCGTTCCTGGTCTGGTTGGTCGTGCCGTCCGGACGGATCAGGTACGACAGGCCGGTGGTGGTGCCGGTGCGGCCGATCAGCGGCGGCAGGTCGGCCGACGCCTGCCACGCCGGGCCCTCGTCCACCCGCCACCGCGCGCTGATGCCCGGTCGCAGCCGCTCGGCGAGCCGGCGGGCCATGACGACGCCGCCCTCGTCGCCCCAGTGCGCGTCGACGGGTCCGTACACCGGCGCGCCCAGGCGCTCGCCCCAGTCCTTCAGGTCCTCGCGCAGGTCCAGCACGTAGTCCTCGCCCGACACGGCCCGCCAGAACTCGTCGACGACCTCGCGGTGGCACTCGCGGCCGGGCAGGTCGGCGGGGAGGTTCTGCGGGTACAGCGTGGCCTTGTCCGGCGCGACGACCACGACGAACCGCCGCCCGGACGAGGTGACGCCGTCGCGCAGGTGTCGCAGCCGCCGCATGACCTCGTCGGTGTCGAGCGCCTGGGAGCAGTGGCTGGCCAGCTCGTCGCCCAGGTACAGCCAGCCGTTCGTGCCCTCCACGACGTTCGGGAACGTCACCGGAGGGCGCTTCGGCTTGGGCGGCTTGCTGGTCTCGGTCGGGATCGGCGGTCCGCCCTGGTCCGCCTTCGGCCGCGCGGGCGGCTCGCCGAACACGCCGCGGCTGATGCCGTCGTAGAGGCCGATCGCCTGCTCGCGCAGCGGCAGGTGGTCCGACGCCCACGCCTGGAGTTCGCCGATCTCCGTGATGCCGGGGAACGC
Coding sequences:
- a CDS encoding alginate O-acetyltransferase AlgX-related protein; this translates as MHESLLPTEHALHRPRHGATQRTALICAVVFLTLPAVAFALGVRPREFENRSLTAFPGITEIGELQAWASDHLPLREQAIGLYDGISRGVFGEPPARPKADQGGPPIPTETSKPPKPKRPPVTFPNVVEGTNGWLYLGDELASHCSQALDTDEVMRRLRHLRDGVTSSGRRFVVVVAPDKATLYPQNLPADLPGRECHREVVDEFWRAVSGEDYVLDLREDLKDWGERLGAPVYGPVDAHWGDEGGVVMARRLAERLRPGISARWRVDEGPAWQASADLPPLIGRTGTTTGLSYLIRPDGTTNQTRNDAPREFSTPVRLTTATGAGTYHQRVGMLSDSFTIRTTKYLGSVFGDLTIMHHGNLAADRGEAAGKLLADNSTVVVEVAERSLVSGSLSLLNPQIVDTVVKELKAKPVR